The Thermosynechococcus sp. HN-54 DNA segment CCCCCAAGATGGGGGAATTTTATGAATAACTGTCATCTTGTGTTAGGGTTCGTTAACCAAAATTGCGAAAGACTACGCCTTCAGGCTGTCATTGGCCAGAAAATGGCCAATATGATAAGCGCGTTCTTCCGTTTGCAGGAGGATTTGATCATACAGATAAGCCGTGGCGCGATCGCCCAAACTTTCTGCTTGGGTCGCCTGTTGCCGCAGAATACTAATAATGGTCTGCTCCGCTTGCAAATCATTGTTAAGCATTTGCCGGCAGTTAAAAGCCCCTTCCGGTTCAGGGGTAAAGCAGCAGAGAGCAGCCAACTGTTGGAAACCAGCCACAGGCACGCCCCCCAGACCATTCAGGCGTTCTCCCAAGTTATGGACATGACCTTGCACCTGCTCATAGCAGTCTTGGAAAAACTGATGCAAGGGATAAAATTCTGCCCCCTCAACGACAAAATGATGTTTTTGGTACTGCAAATACAGGGCTTGAAAACTGGCCAAGAGGCGATTCATCCCCTCGCATACCGGCGTGGTGGTGGCTTTCTCCAGCAACACAACGGTGTCACCCATCTCGCCAAAGGCTTGGCGTGGCACTGCACTGGTCGTCATAGCACGATGCTCCTTTGCGGACACTAGTGAGCTAACTAACTTAGCTCTGACAGCCCGATCTTAAACTACCCACCTGTACATTTTCAATAATGGAGTGCTTATTGAATGTCTATAAACCCCCACGTTATTGCAGTTCAGTGGCAATTACGCTGGCCAATTTACCAACGGTTGACTGAGCTAGAGGTGCCCTGTGAGTACCTTCCCTATCAACCCCTGACCGTGGAGGTCAATTCCCCCCTAGCAGCGCTGCAAGTATGGTCAGTCGTGCGGCAGATGTCTGCTGCCCGTGATACCCTAGTAGATTGGCTGGAACAGTGCTGGCAGTGCCCCTTGACCGATTTAACCGAATACCAAGATTCTGCTGAGCATTAGGGGAATGTACAGCCAGCAGGAGGTGCAGCATTGAATGTGGCAGTCGTGATATTGGTGACTGTTCCTGCGCCACTGGTGCTGATAGCCACGCCACCATTGTTCAAACTGAGGCTAGGAGCATTAACAACACGGAAGGTAACAGGAACATTCTGGGGTTGTAAGCGGAAACCCGCACCACTTGTTTGGATATTACTCAATACGTTTGCACACAGTGTTGCACTATTATCAGCCCGCAGCTCTAAACTTCGGGTGGCAGGGTTCCCTTGAGTGAGGGTGTTGTTACTGAGGGTGGCATTGAGGCGAGAAGTATTTTGAGCACGCAGTCGCACTGCTTCACCGCCAGCCGTTGTTTGGATACTGTTATTGCTCACTTCAAGTTGCAAGCCAGCATTGTTAGTGGTGTCAATTTCTATCCCGCGATCGCTGACACCAGACAGCTGATTGCCGACAATTCTGACCCGTGCCGGTGCTGGACTAGCAGCCGTCGTCGTGAACTCAATGTCAATGCCATCATTACCACCACCAATATTTTGCATCACATTATTTTCAATGTTCAGCACCACCTGTCCCGCACTATTCGACTCTAGGGTGATGGCATCATCATTTAAGATATTGCGTATCTCATTGTTGCGAATCGTGATATTCGCACTGGGATTTGCAATTGGAGCTGCACTGCTGACGATATCAAACGTAATCCCCGCATCAGAAATACTGTCAACCACGTTGTTTTCCAAGACAGCTGTGAGGCTAGCGCCATCCCCAATGTTGAAGTCAATGCCATCACTGCCATCAGCCCCCGTACCAATGTTGCGAATCTGATTGTTCCGAACGGTAACCGTTGCACTCGCGGGAGCCGCACAGTTCGCAAACTGATTATCACTGAAGCGGTCAGGCACCGCAAAGCTATCTCCACGGCAGAGGTTGAATTCAATTCCATCCACACGATTCCCTGCCGTCAGGTTGTTTTCAGTCACGTTATTTTCGATGGTGATATTGGCATTCCCGCGGTTGTTGCGGATGAAGATACTGGATTCTAGATTGGTATCTGTTGCCGTTTGCCCAACATTACGCACAGTATTACCGCGAATAATGACGTTTCCAAGGGCGTTGTCTAGACCAATTCCCTCACCAATGCCACCATTGACAGTGTTATTTTCAATCGTTGCGTTGGTACTTTCAGTGAGGCTGATGCCACGGCGGTTAAAGGCAGGGGCAGCCGTACTGGTAATTGTAACGGTGTTATTGCGGATGACTGGCGATTGGACATTCTGTAAGACAATACCTGCGGCATTTGTTACGGTGATCGTATTATTGTTGACTTGAGGAGTTAACACAGAGTTATTTTGACCACGTAAGCGAATTGCTTCACCTGTATTCGTTAACGTATTGTCGCTGATTTCAATCTCTAGACGAGCATTGTTAC contains these protein-coding regions:
- a CDS encoding Asr1405/Asl0597 family protein, with the translated sequence MSINPHVIAVQWQLRWPIYQRLTELEVPCEYLPYQPLTVEVNSPLAALQVWSVVRQMSAARDTLVDWLEQCWQCPLTDLTEYQDSAEH
- a CDS encoding Dps family protein: MTTSAVPRQAFGEMGDTVVLLEKATTTPVCEGMNRLLASFQALYLQYQKHHFVVEGAEFYPLHQFFQDCYEQVQGHVHNLGERLNGLGGVPVAGFQQLAALCCFTPEPEGAFNCRQMLNNDLQAEQTIISILRQQATQAESLGDRATAYLYDQILLQTEERAYHIGHFLANDSLKA